TGAATAATTAGCTCTGCATCAGCGTTCAAAACAAAATTAGCGTTATGTGTGGCAAAAATAATTTGTCTTTTTTGTTTCTGCTTTTTAATTAGAGTAACTAAATAATTAGCGATTAAAGCGCTATCCAAGTGCGCTTCTGGCTCATCAATAATGATGGGGTTATTCCCTAAAGATAAAAGGACAACCAATACAGCCGTGCATTTTTGCCCAAATGAAGTTTCATTTAAAGCTCTTTTGTCATAACGGACTTCAAAAATTTTATATTTTTCAACATTCCTTAAATGTTTGAGAATGAGAAGCCGATAGATTTGAAAATGAATTTCTCTATCAAATATATCTTTCATGGTTTCATAAAATGCCGCTTTTTTATTGTCAATTGAGTTATAAAGCTCTTCTATAAATTCTGCGTGTTGCTTATTTATAATGTCTTTTAATCCAATTTCTTTTAAATATTCCTTGATTTTTGATTGGTGTTTTTGGATCTTAAAATCCTTATCCACCAACTTATCAAAATCCTCAAAAACCTCTTCAAAAATATCTTCATTCAAACGATATTCTATGGTAATTGGTTTCACTTCTTTGTGATTTTTTGAAATTTCTTCAAAAGCCGAATTGATTTTGCTTAATTTCTCATTGATTTGATCTTTAAATTCTTCAATATTTTTATCCATATCTTCATAAGAAAAATTCTCTATTTTGTTAGCGTTCTCTTTTATTTCATGCTTTAAATCATTAATATCCATTTTTATTTTTGCTAAATGGTCATTAGCGTTTCTAATATCTCCTATACTTTCATCGCTCACGCCTTTTTCTTTAAGAAATTCCCTAATCTCTTGGCTCAATGCTTCGCGTTCTGCTCCTAGCGTCCTTATTTTCTCATCTTCGCTTTTAAAACACCCGTTTTTTATATTTATATCTATCCGTTCAAGTTCCTTACAAATATCTTGTTTGAGTTGGTTATAGACCTTATCATAGCTATTTTCTTTCATGTTTTCTTTTGATTCAAAATTCACCACCCGTTTTAATTCTTTAATAAAAGTCAAAAATCCTTCTTTAGATTGTTCTAAATCAATGAGCGCTTTGCGTTTTTTTGCAATTTGTCTTTTTTTGTCCAAATAGTTTTTATCTGTAAAAGTGTTTATAATGCTTTGGTATTTCTTTCTTATTTTCTCGCTCTCTTTTAGTTGTTCTTCTAGCTTATTCTTTTCTTGCCAATATCTAATTTGCTCATCAAATTTTTCAATGCTTTTTGTAATTTGTTTTTCTAACTCCTTAGGTTTTCCACTTGACTTGCTATCTATTCGGTTAAAAATAGCCTCCGTGAATTTTGAGACATTAGTCGCAAATTCTTCTACCTCATTTTGAGCTAAATACTCTACGCTATCTACTATGTCTATGTCTGGTTGTATCTCTATATATTTTTGAATAGTTTCATGCTTTAAGCCTTTCACAAAACTATTATTTTTAATTGCTGAGGCTATCAATTGCAACAAAGTGCTTTTACCGCTCCCTCTACCCCCTATCACACAAGTAAAGTTCGGACTAAAAAATAGTGTTTCATTAAATCCTGCATAACAAAAAGGAGTATCGCCTTTTTCATTGGTAATTTTTATATCTTCATTAAAGTGCAACCCCACACAATCTATCTTATACAAAGGATCTTGAGGTTTCTCTTCATCAATGCTCACTCTTGTTTCTGGCTCATAAATAATTTGTTTTAACCCTTCAAAGGTTTTTTCAGCCTTTATCCAAGTGTATTTTTTCCCTATTTGCTCCTCTTCGTGGGCATCGCTGCTCTGTATGAGAGGTTTGTTATATTTAAGCCAATATTCTCTATCCTTTTTAAGGTTTTCTTGCTTATTTGATGAGTGGATTAAAAAATGCACTTTTTTAACTATTTTTTCATAATTACTGCTACTGCGAGAACTGCCATGCCCTCTTGATAAAAACCCTAATAAATACTTTCCTCTCAATTTTAAAGACTCTTTCTCTAAACATTCCAACAATTGATCAAAATTAACTACCGCTTTATCAAAATCATCTTTTTCTAAATCTGCAAGTTTTTTCTCAGTTCCACCAACATTGGCATCTGCATTCTTTAAAAAATTATCTATTTCTTGTTGTGTAACCTTATCTGAAAAAATAATATGGAAATCCAAACACTGATCTTCCTTATTTTGATAATCCAGCCTAACTTCTAAATTATAAAAAACCTTGATGCCTTTCTTTTCTATTTTTTCTTTTAAATCAAATTCTTTCTCATTAAACTTAAAATAGTTCGTTAATCCAATACAATCAATTTGGCTATCGCATAGTTTTTGTATAAACTCCTCTTCACAACATTGATACGCCTTATTTAAATATGTATATGGCGTATGCACATGCAAATCCCATTTATGCCAACTTGAACCTTTACTATGATCTTTATTGCCCATATTTTCTCCTAATATTACCTCAAAGCATACCACAAAGACTAAAACTAATCCTCTAAATCCCCCTCATCATACCCAAGCTCTAGCGCTTTCACTTGCCCTATCACATTACCTGCAATGCCCTTGATAGAGCCATACATGTTAATCGTACCCTCAAACACTTTTTCCATTTGCTTTTCCCTGCTTTTCCAAATCCTAGCCATCGCGCGTTTTTCGCTTTCTAGATCCGCTCTCAATTGCTCAAACCCCTCTATAATCGCATTCACTTGCATAGAAAATTCAGAGCTTGTCAAATAATGATAGAGCAGGTTCACTTTATCGCCCTTATTTTCCTGACTTTTTTTAGCCAAACTCACTTGAATAACCCCCTCTCTTAGCACTGTGCTCAACCCCTTAAACTCTTCAAACGAACACACCCACACCCCTT
This DNA window, taken from Helicobacter pylori, encodes the following:
- a CDS encoding TrlF family AAA-like ATPase produces the protein MGNKDHSKGSSWHKWDLHVHTPYTYLNKAYQCCEEEFIQKLCDSQIDCIGLTNYFKFNEKEFDLKEKIEKKGIKVFYNLEVRLDYQNKEDQCLDFHIIFSDKVTQQEIDNFLKNADANVGGTEKKLADLEKDDFDKAVVNFDQLLECLEKESLKLRGKYLLGFLSRGHGSSRSSSNYEKIVKKVHFLIHSSNKQENLKKDREYWLKYNKPLIQSSDAHEEEQIGKKYTWIKAEKTFEGLKQIIYEPETRVSIDEEKPQDPLYKIDCVGLHFNEDIKITNEKGDTPFCYAGFNETLFFSPNFTCVIGGRGSGKSTLLQLIASAIKNNSFVKGLKHETIQKYIEIQPDIDIVDSVEYLAQNEVEEFATNVSKFTEAIFNRIDSKSSGKPKELEKQITKSIEKFDEQIRYWQEKNKLEEQLKESEKIRKKYQSIINTFTDKNYLDKKRQIAKKRKALIDLEQSKEGFLTFIKELKRVVNFESKENMKENSYDKVYNQLKQDICKELERIDINIKNGCFKSEDEKIRTLGAEREALSQEIREFLKEKGVSDESIGDIRNANDHLAKIKMDINDLKHEIKENANKIENFSYEDMDKNIEEFKDQINEKLSKINSAFEEISKNHKEVKPITIEYRLNEDIFEEVFEDFDKLVDKDFKIQKHQSKIKEYLKEIGLKDIINKQHAEFIEELYNSIDNKKAAFYETMKDIFDREIHFQIYRLLILKHLRNVEKYKIFEVRYDKRALNETSFGQKCTAVLVVLLSLGNNPIIIDEPEAHLDSALIANYLVTLIKKQKQKRQIIFATHNANFVLNADAELIIQLKNENNKIVAQSFMIESDAYKEDLLKLEGGEKAFKDRERKYGITKDKN